ACCCACTCCCCGCCCACCAGCAGCAGCGCCAGCAATGCCGCCAGCCCCACGGGCGAACGCCTGCGCGGGGGCCGGGGCGGAAGGGGAGGAGGCGACCTCATCCCCCCAGTGTGCCCCAAAAGTGAGAAGGCGACCGGGGAAATGTTCCGGTCGCCCCCGGCTCTCTGCCCCCCTTACCCGCTGACCCGCCCCCGCAGCGCCCCCTTCGCCTGAAGGTACTCCGCGATCTGCACGGCATTCAGCGCGGCCCCCTTGAGCAGTTGGTCGCCCGCCACAAACAGCTCCAGGCCGCCGTCGAACACCAGCGAGGCGCGGATGCGGCCCACCTCCACGTCGTACTTGCGGGTGGCGGTGAGGGGCATCGGGTAGAGCCTGGCGGCGGGGTCGTCGCGGACCTCGACGCCGGGGGCCTGGCGCAGCAGTTCGCGCGCCTCGTCGGGCGTGGCGGGGCGTTCCAGTTCCAGCGTGATCGCCTCGCTGTGGGTCCGCAGGGTGGGAATGCGGACGGCGGTGCATTCGATCTTCAGCGAGTCGTCGCCCAGAATCTTGCGCGTCTCCCAGACAACCTTCATTTCCTCTTTGGTGTAGCCGTTGTCCTGGAAGGCGTCGATGTGCGGGATCACGTTGAAGGGAATCGGGTAGGCGAAGACCTGCGCCTGCGGTTGCCCGCCCGCCAGCTCCACGCGCGTGCCCTCCAGCAGTTCCTCGATGCCCTTCTGGCCCGCGCCGCTGGTCGCCTGGTAGGTGCTGACGATCATGCGCTTCACGCCGTAGGCGCGGTGCAGGGGCGCGACCGCCACGACCGCAATCGCCGTCGTGCAGTTGGGGTTGGCGATGATGCCCTTGTGCTTCAGCGCGGCCTCGCCGTTCACCTCGGGCACGACCAGCGGCACGTCCGGCTCGTAGCGGAAGGCGCTGGAGTTGTCGATCACGACCGCACCGCCCGCGACCCAGGCCGGGGCGAGGGCCTTGCTGATGGACCCGCCCGCCGAGGCCAGGATCACGTCGGCGTCAATCGCGCCTTCCGGGGTGGCCCGTACCGTCAGTTCCTGCCCGGCAAAGGGCAGTTTCAGGCCCGCCGAACGTGGGCTGGCGTAGAGTTGCAGCTCGTCGAATTTCAGCGTGCTGCTCTCCAGCACCCGCAAGAGTTCGTGTCCGACCGCACCGGTGGCTCCCACAATCGCTACGCGCATCTTCTGTGCCTCCTCAAGAAAAATCCGCCACGCGGGACTTCGCGGGCGGCTGCTGACGCAAAGCCGCCCTACGGAGTGATGGTCGTGTGGCGGCGCATGGGGGCAAGGTATCCCCCCGGCGCCGGGGGGTCAAGGGGGCGGGCTAGGGAAGCGTTTACCGCCTCTTCCGCAAAAAGGACAGCCACCCCGCCCGCTCGGGCTGTTGCGCCGGGGCGAAGTCCGCCATATGGATCTCGGCCTCGGGGTGCGGGGCGACTTCCCAGCCCTGCTCGGTGGCGACCAGGCCGCCGAAGCGACCGGCGGCGTACCAGGCGTGGGCGAGTTCCTGTTCGGCACTGAGGGCGCGGGGGTCGGCGAGGGCTTCCAGCATCGCCTGGAGGCTGTCGTCGGCACAGGTCCAGCAGCCCTGCGAGAAGGTGGCTTCCTGACCATAAATCCGAATCCTGACCGGCATGGACACTCCCGGGCCGGACGGGCTGACCACCGTCCGGGCTTGTCAGTTGTCTTGACCGGTTCAGCATAGCGCGCGCTGGCTGGGGCGTGTGGAGGGCGGCTGGGCCTTTCCCGAAGTTAGCGGGGCCAGGCTGGCTCTGACGCCTGCGGCGCCTTCGGATCGGCCCGCCCGAGGAGGAGGACGCACAGGGCCACCACCAGGGCCGCCGCCAGAAAGGCCAGACGGACCGCCTGCACCGTCCCGCTGCTGCCTGGCCAGGCCAGCAGGCCCGCCGTCCCTGCCGTCCCCAGGGCGATTCCCAGGTTCTGTACCAGGCGCTGCACCGCGCCGATGGTGCCCTGCATATTGGGTCCGACCGCGGCGGTGATCCCGGAGACGGCGGCGGGTAACATCAGCCCCGCACCGACGCCATAGACGAACAGCCAGCCCGCCACCAGGAAGGGTGACCAGGCGGCCCCGACCGCGCTGAGGCACAGCAGCCCGAACAGCATCACGGCCAGGCCGAGCAGGGCGAGGCGCCGGGGGCCAGAGCGCGGCAACCAGGCGCCCGACACACGCGCGAAGATCGCCAGGCCCAGCGGCGCGGACAGGGCGAAGAAGCCCACCTGCCACGGGGGAAGGTGCCGCACGCCTTCCCACAAGAAGGGCGGGGCCACAAAAGCGACTGCGGTCGCGGTCCCGAGGCCCGCCGTGGCGAGCAGGAGCGCGGTGAGGCGCGGGTTGCGCCAGGCCGCGAGCGGCAGCAGCGGCGCCGGAATACGTCCCTCCCGCCGGACAAAGGCCGCGGCCAGCAGCGCCCCCAGGACCAGCCAGGCGGGGGCCAGCCAGATTCTGTGGCCGGACGCCAGGCTTGTCAAAGCCAGCAGCAGGCCCAGCACGCTCCCGCCCAGCAAGGCGTTGCCTCCCCAGTCGAGCGCGGGTGACGCCGGGTTCGGGTGGTCAGGG
The window above is part of the Deinococcus metallilatus genome. Proteins encoded here:
- a CDS encoding aspartate-semialdehyde dehydrogenase, producing the protein MRVAIVGATGAVGHELLRVLESSTLKFDELQLYASPRSAGLKLPFAGQELTVRATPEGAIDADVILASAGGSISKALAPAWVAGGAVVIDNSSAFRYEPDVPLVVPEVNGEAALKHKGIIANPNCTTAIAVVAVAPLHRAYGVKRMIVSTYQATSGAGQKGIEELLEGTRVELAGGQPQAQVFAYPIPFNVIPHIDAFQDNGYTKEEMKVVWETRKILGDDSLKIECTAVRIPTLRTHSEAITLELERPATPDEARELLRQAPGVEVRDDPAARLYPMPLTATRKYDVEVGRIRASLVFDGGLELFVAGDQLLKGAALNAVQIAEYLQAKGALRGRVSG
- a CDS encoding MFS transporter, whose product is MRSPALPPTELRLTPTERRLILTASLGLFLSTLDSGIVTVALPSLVASLHTSVQTAAWTATLYLLTLAVTLAPFGRLADRVGRLRVYAWGLAVFGLASALCALAPTISLLIGARGLQGVGAALLQATSTALITTRIGAAHRPAALGTLGMIQGLGPVLGPSVGGLLLSTLGWPWVFWLNLPLCALGWWGTRRLAPDHPNPASPALDWGGNALLGGSVLGLLLALTSLASGHRIWLAPAWLVLGALLAAAFVRREGRIPAPLLPLAAWRNPRLTALLLATAGLGTATAVAFVAPPFLWEGVRHLPPWQVGFFALSAPLGLAIFARVSGAWLPRSGPRRLALLGLAVMLFGLLCLSAVGAAWSPFLVAGWLFVYGVGAGLMLPAAVSGITAAVGPNMQGTIGAVQRLVQNLGIALGTAGTAGLLAWPGSSGTVQAVRLAFLAAALVVALCVLLLGRADPKAPQASEPAWPR